The Raphanus sativus cultivar WK10039 chromosome 2, ASM80110v3, whole genome shotgun sequence DNA segment TTATGCAAACCACAAGTTCAAGGGACGAGAGAGTGCTATTACCACATGTTATCCAGTCCTAGAGATGCTTCTGCTAAAAATGCCTCCAAACAAGAGAGCAGAGACATCGCTTCTTGCTTTGTCTTCTCTGCAGAGAAACTTGTTCTATACACTTCTGGAAGGTCACGTAAGTGGCTGGCATCATACTTCTCATGCTCATCGTTATTCCACTCGACCAGAATCCTTGTGACTAAACCAGGGTTCACAGAAGAATCAGACTGAAATGGTTTGAAGTTCACGTAACCCTCATCTGTCAAAAAGATCCTGAAAGATAACTCTCCTCTATCAGATGCATcgtcagcagcagcagcagcatgaGGAAGGTGGCCATTTTCTCTTCCGTTATGAATCTTAGATGAGGCTTGAACCCTTTGTAGCGGGAAGAGAAACCCAGAGATTACTGCATCAATGTCAGATTCACTTAGTGGCTCTGTGTTGACACAAGTGACAAACGGAGTTCCAAAAAGCTTCAAGTCTCTTCTACCATTAACAGCCCTGTGAAGTTCATGAGTTATGGACCAATAAAGCTGAATCAAGTTTCAAGTTTTATGGTAACAAATAAAACCAGCAAGATCGATCACCTTCCATGAAGGATTTCAAGTTTTGCTTTTCCTGATTCTTTCTGCGTCTGATTCATCCGATACGCCACAATATGGTCCTCATCTCTTATCGCACTCAGCGACTCCAGGGGATTCTCAAAATATCTAGAGATCTTGTGCTCATGTACCTGAGAGGGAGGGAAATATCACAGATTAGAGAGAGATCTCAGCAAAAAGGAACGTGTAAAGAGTCATACCTTTGCAAGTAAAAGGGTCTCATCATCAGTTAAGCAACAAGCAGTACGTAATGCAGTAATAAGATCTCCACATGATCGTTCTTTAGGCACTTTTACAGTGTACGGCACCGGAGGATGACTTCCATCGCTAGAAAACACCGTAACTGTTATTGACCGCGTGAGTggcaaaagtaaatccatgcacTTGAAAGGGTCAAAACTGATTAACTTTTTTCCACAAACTGGACAAACCAGAGTTGACTTCCAATGACCCTGAAAGTAATCATATGGTGAGGAACATAACAATGAGATTAGATTAACATGCAATGGAAGAAAGAGATTAAGAAACAGAAAGAGATACACTTACTTGGAAGGCATTAGCTATTACAGAATCATTGTCAGAGTCTTTGAGTACAGTGTGCAGCCCTCCTAATAAGCTAACAAGCAGTTCCTGAAACAACATTCTTTAACTGTCAAAATACATGCCAGACCATATACAACAATTAGCTCAATTATGCACATTAGAGGAAATGACTAACATGAGAATCCTGTTCCATGTTACCACTAAACTGTGGAGCATATGTTTCTAGTTTTGTCTTGAAAAAACTTGGTGCAACTATTTTTCTTCCTGGCGACCATAAATCCTTCAACAGTTCACCAAACGCCTTAGCAAGCTCACCCTGAATGTGTTTACAAATCATTATTAAGAACGTGTGTGTGACTGAGGAAGAAGACATTAAATGATCAAAACACTTACAGACATCCCCAAAGGATTATCTTGCAAGAAGTAGTCAAGTATGGGAGGTGTGTGTGCCAAACACTGAAGAGCGCTATTCATATAGCAGGTGTTTCCCAAATTAACAAGTCCTGCTAATCCTGGAGGTTCcagagaataagaagaagaagaagaagaagactcagCAACTTCAAGGAGAATCTGCATTGAATAATAGAGTGTGATTAGTCAGGAAAGAATAATTCTATAGACAGATTGTAGTAAAACAAGCGATAACAAAGGATAGTTACATCTTGATCCTTGAGAAAGCCAGACTCTTCCAGGGTCTTGTCAGATAAAGGATTCAAGAGCTTGACTTTACTCATACAGGTGTAATCCCAGATGCGAGCCTGCTtattatacacacacacacacatcaaaTCTGAAGCGCagctaaaaaaaaactaaatagaGAGAATGAAACACTTACCTTTTCTTGAGATACATTTTTCATAGCACAAACCTTATCATAAAGCTCCCTTACAGAGGCCTGTCAACACCACCCACGTAACGTAAGGAAGGAACACCAAAGAGGAAAACGCAGAGGGTTTAATTAAGCATATATACCTGTTTTGCCAACCATATACTAGATAGATCGTCTCCATCGTTCTCATCTGACGACAGAAAGAAAGAGATCAAGTCCCCTCGTATTTGAGGACCTCCTTCATACCTGCAAAAGATTATAACATCTGATCAAACAACCAACAAGAAGATTAAAGAAAGAGTCTCACGACT contains these protein-coding regions:
- the LOC108826320 gene encoding ubiquitin carboxyl-terminal hydrolase 10-like, with translation MTIPNSTVPEEERRIVTELTSKSNKESDSFFSVSKSWYSSWERYVEQPSEAPRPGPINNHHIIETTTTSDHPPQLRRFLVEGKDYVLVPQQVWNRLFQWYEGGPQIRGDLISFFLSSDENDGDDLSSIWLAKQASVRELYDKVCAMKNVSQEKARIWDYTCMSKVKLLNPLSDKTLEESGFLKDQDILLEVAESSSSSSSYSLEPPGLAGLVNLGNTCYMNSALQCLAHTPPILDYFLQDNPLGMSGELAKAFGELLKDLWSPGRKIVAPSFFKTKLETYAPQFSGNMEQDSHELLVSLLGGLHTVLKDSDNDSVIANAFQGHWKSTLVCPVCGKKLISFDPFKCMDLLLPLTRSITVTVFSSDGSHPPVPYTVKVPKERSCGDLITALRTACCLTDDETLLLAKVHEHKISRYFENPLESLSAIRDEDHIVAYRMNQTQKESGKAKLEILHGRAVNGRRDLKLFGTPFVTCVNTEPLSESDIDAVISGFLFPLQRVQASSKIHNGRENGHLPHAAAAADDASDRGELSFRIFLTDEGYVNFKPFQSDSSVNPGLVTRILVEWNNDEHEKYDASHLRDLPEVYRTSFSAEKTKQEAMSLLSCLEAFLAEASLGLDNMWKCPKCDVYRQANKKLDLWKLPDILVFQLQRLRTSKYFFRKMDTFVNFPINDLDLSKYVKNEDGESYLYQLYAVTNHHGGVDGAHYTAYAKLNDDNKWYHFDDSNVSPMKESEVESSAAYLLFYRRVGSETKTQSA